The Drosophila albomicans strain 15112-1751.03 unplaced genomic scaffold, ASM965048v2 utg000333l_pilon, whole genome shotgun sequence genome includes a window with the following:
- the LOC117577290 gene encoding uncharacterized protein LOC117577290: MGNTKNVTGSAREEKNELNEIRSGSAVSLALAKEVTLEFEGKSCARIWVSQLKSVAAMCKLDEESLRMLLAIKLKGNAQHWLHANPTRLREPFQTLCDQLILAFGTGASKAELRRKFEQRKWQQNERFTVYFEEKIVLAQSIKLDNDELLEQIIEGIPSLNLRNQARIQRFGDPEQMLQAFAHICLPKYDGMGGTKTTEEDNNRRCHNCNSRGHLAKECRKPKREPGSCYACGEMGHFIAECKKKKKGVGVLNVNTGLNNNYNAS, encoded by the exons ATGGGCAACACTAAAAACGTAACGGGCAGTGctagagaagaaaaaaatgagcTAAACGAAATAAGAAGTGGATCAgctgtctcgctcgcactcgcaAAGGAGGTTACGCTGGAGTTCGAAGGGAAGTCATGTGCGCGCATTTGGGTAAGCCAACTCAAAAGCGTTGCAGCCATGTGCAAGCTTGATGAGGAGTCGCTTCGTATGCTATTagccataaaattaaaaggaaaTGCTCAGCACTGGCTCCATGCAAACCCGACTCGCTTGCGTGAGCCTTTCCAAACACTGTGCGACCAATTGATATTAGCATTCGGCACTGGAGCTTCGAAGGCGGAGCTACGACGAAAGTTTGAGCAGCgtaaatggcaacaaaatgagCGTTTTACAGTGTATTTCGAGGAAAAGATCGTTTTAGCGCAATCGATCAAATTGGACAACGATGAGCTCTTGGAACAGATCATCGAAGGAATACCGTCGCTGAACTTACGTAACCAAGCGCGTATTCAGAGATTCGGAGATCCAGAACAAATGTTACAAGCCTTTGCGCACATATGTCTTCCGAAGTACGATGGAATGGGAGGCACCAAGACGACGGAGGAGGATAACAACAGGCGATGCCACAACTGTAATTCCAGAGGTCATCTTGCCAAGGAGTGCCGCAAGCCGAAGAGGGAGCCGGGATCATGCTATGCGTGCGGAGAGATGGGTCATTTCATAGCGGAatgcaagaagaagaagaagggtgTTGGTGTACTCAACGTAAACACCGggctcaacaacaattat AATGCCTCATAG